Proteins from a single region of Nakamurella deserti:
- a CDS encoding SDR family NAD(P)-dependent oxidoreductase: MTDLNNRRVLVVGASGGLGAPLARALAAAGATVVLHGRDPDRLAAVGLDGAEIHTGDLRDPAVPAALIAAAAEGGLDGVVIASGVVAFGPVADVTDDLVEELMAVNFTGPRQLIRAALGTLDAGGFVVSISAIVAEMPTAGMSAYSASKAALSAFTVSARIEARRRRIRVIDARPPHTETGLAGRPIAGVAPHLAEGLAPETVAARIVRAVLDDETELPSAAFTS, from the coding sequence ATGACGGATCTGAACAACAGACGTGTCCTCGTGGTCGGTGCGAGCGGTGGGCTGGGCGCCCCACTGGCCCGGGCGTTGGCCGCCGCCGGTGCGACGGTGGTGCTGCACGGAAGGGACCCGGACCGGCTCGCCGCGGTCGGCCTCGACGGCGCCGAGATCCACACCGGCGACCTGCGGGACCCGGCCGTCCCGGCGGCGTTGATCGCCGCGGCGGCCGAGGGCGGTCTGGACGGCGTGGTGATCGCCTCGGGCGTCGTCGCCTTCGGCCCGGTCGCCGACGTCACCGACGATCTGGTCGAGGAGCTGATGGCGGTCAACTTCACCGGACCCCGGCAGCTGATCCGGGCGGCGCTGGGCACCCTGGACGCCGGCGGTTTCGTCGTCAGCATCAGCGCCATCGTGGCCGAGATGCCGACCGCGGGGATGTCGGCCTACTCGGCCAGCAAGGCCGCGCTGAGCGCGTTCACCGTCAGCGCCCGCATCGAGGCCCGGCGCCGCCGGATCCGGGTGATCGACGCGCGACCGCCGCACACCGAGACCGGTCTGGCCGGACGCCCGATCGCCGGTGTCGCACCGCATCTCGCCGAGGGCCTGGCGCCCGAGACCGTGGCGGCCCGCATCGTGCGGGCCGTCCTGGACGACGAGACCGAGCTGCCGTCGGCCGCTTTCACGTCCTGA
- a CDS encoding sensor histidine kinase: MSERATESDRRPAGGWSDAGARVDAQRARGAALHVALRWLLVAFAAATVWWEPPQFDAGLCRALVVGYAGFAGLVLLWFRRDPQHLARLTWLVLAVDLLLFGVLVQVTGASEDQSWTPYILVNGFLLIPLLAATQLRPGLGAAIGAVTTVLYFVSSAAARTYGEDSTQWEPWSSVVLRTVVVAAVALAAVLLSRVQRSRVAEIGRLAKDRAALLEQLGTLEDRQRRELAEALHDGALQYLLGARLELDEARDTGDPAAFDRIDEALTQSSRLLRSTVSELHPAVLAQAGLDQAVRDLADTTAARTGLAISVVVRPDDAPAVRRDAGDLVVYSAVREALGNVVKHAHASAVAIVVERTDALLRVTVTDDGRGIADGAVERRLAAGHIGVASHRWKVEAAGGRFLIAPALPHGTRVTVELPVRSDGTGGG; encoded by the coding sequence ATGTCTGAGCGCGCCACGGAATCCGACCGGCGGCCGGCCGGGGGGTGGTCCGACGCCGGTGCCCGGGTCGACGCCCAACGGGCCCGCGGTGCCGCGCTGCACGTCGCCCTCCGGTGGCTGCTCGTCGCCTTCGCCGCGGCCACCGTCTGGTGGGAGCCGCCGCAGTTCGACGCCGGTCTCTGCCGCGCGCTGGTCGTCGGCTACGCCGGCTTCGCCGGACTGGTCCTGCTCTGGTTCCGCCGTGACCCGCAGCACCTGGCCCGACTGACCTGGTTGGTGCTGGCCGTGGACCTGCTGCTGTTCGGTGTGCTGGTGCAGGTGACTGGCGCCTCGGAGGACCAGAGCTGGACGCCGTACATCCTGGTCAACGGCTTCCTCCTCATCCCGTTGCTGGCGGCGACCCAGTTGCGGCCCGGGCTCGGCGCGGCCATCGGCGCGGTCACCACCGTCCTGTACTTCGTCTCCAGCGCCGCGGCCCGCACCTACGGGGAGGACAGCACCCAGTGGGAGCCGTGGAGCTCGGTGGTGCTGCGGACCGTGGTGGTGGCCGCGGTGGCGCTGGCCGCCGTGCTGCTCAGCCGGGTCCAGCGGAGTCGGGTGGCCGAGATCGGCCGTCTCGCCAAGGACCGGGCCGCGCTGCTGGAGCAGCTCGGCACGCTCGAGGACCGGCAGCGCCGTGAGCTCGCCGAGGCCTTGCACGACGGTGCCCTGCAGTACCTGCTGGGGGCGCGGCTGGAGCTGGACGAGGCCCGTGACACCGGCGACCCGGCGGCGTTCGACCGGATCGACGAGGCGCTGACCCAGTCCAGTCGACTCCTGCGGTCCACCGTCAGCGAGCTGCACCCGGCCGTCCTCGCGCAGGCGGGGCTGGACCAGGCGGTCCGCGACCTGGCCGACACCACCGCCGCCCGTACCGGTCTCGCGATCTCGGTGGTCGTCCGGCCGGACGACGCACCGGCGGTACGGCGGGACGCGGGTGATCTGGTGGTGTACTCCGCGGTGCGGGAGGCGCTCGGCAACGTGGTCAAGCACGCGCACGCGAGCGCGGTGGCGATCGTCGTCGAGCGTACCGACGCCCTGCTGCGGGTCACCGTCACCGACGACGGGCGGGGGATCGCCGACGGTGCGGTCGAGCGCCGGCTCGCGGCCGGCCACATCGGGGTCGCGTCGCACCGGTGGAAGGTGGAGGCGGCCGGCGGCAGGTTCCTGATCGCGCCGGCTCTCCCGCACGGCACCCGGGTCACCGTGGAACTGCCGGTCCGCTCGGACGGAACCGGCGGCGGCTGA
- a CDS encoding response regulator — MTTSTPRITVLVADDHPFFRDGVTRGLLQSGIVDVVAQAEDGRQALELIRRHRPQVALVDYQMPDMDGLDVLHAVVRDALPTRVLLLSAATDSAVVYRALEEGAAGYLSKDARRAEIVDAVRQAARGDIVVPPALAAGLAGQIRLRATSSAPVLSEREREVLVGFAQGKSIPAIAGELYLAPSTVKTHTQRLYEKLGVSDRAAAVAEAMRRGLLE; from the coding sequence ATGACCACTTCCACGCCCCGGATCACAGTGCTCGTCGCCGACGACCACCCGTTCTTCCGCGACGGTGTCACCCGCGGCCTGCTGCAGAGTGGGATCGTCGACGTGGTCGCACAGGCCGAGGACGGCCGGCAGGCGCTGGAGCTGATCCGCCGACACCGCCCACAGGTGGCTCTCGTCGACTACCAGATGCCCGACATGGACGGCCTGGACGTCCTGCACGCTGTGGTCCGCGACGCCCTGCCGACCCGGGTGCTGCTGTTGTCCGCCGCGACCGACAGTGCCGTGGTGTACCGGGCTCTCGAGGAGGGCGCGGCCGGCTACCTGTCCAAGGACGCCCGCCGCGCGGAGATCGTGGACGCGGTCCGGCAGGCCGCCAGGGGGGACATCGTGGTGCCGCCGGCTCTGGCGGCCGGCCTCGCCGGACAGATCCGGCTGCGCGCGACGTCGTCGGCGCCGGTGCTGTCCGAGCGCGAGCGCGAGGTGCTGGTGGGCTTCGCCCAGGGGAAATCGATCCCGGCCATCGCGGGCGAGCTGTACCTGGCCCCCAGCACCGTCAAGACGCACACCCAGCGGCTCTACGAGAAGCTGGGCGTCTCCGACCGGGCCGCCGCCGTCGCGGAGGCGATGCGGCGGGGCCTGCTCGAGTGA